Proteins from one Corallococcus exiguus genomic window:
- the cglD gene encoding adventurous gliding motility lipoprotein CglD has translation MRNWIRLFSGTLLAATLMAGCGGTDPDPGPGPDPIPTDGGSDAGVVDAGFDAGYVEDAGVIIDPDPDPGEVPVDPYDPNNATKDSDCDGLTDQEEFSTVYAGGLKTNPGLRDTDGDGIRDGVEVGRTSSVSTDPNCNFRADQDPTTRTSPVKADTDDDGLPDGLEDANRNGKRDATETDPNTADSDGDGIPDGVEDANKNGSVSPGETDPRLRDTDGDGLPDGLEKQTGTDPLKPDSDGDTCSDGAEDVNKNGKVDPGETDPRKADCAASIPDADFDGIPDSVEIATGTNPNSADTDGDGVADGVEDTNKNGRVDSGETDPRLTDTDCDGLQDGAGRNGFLGEDPNSNGQVDPGETDPTNPDTDGDGLLDGVERGVTTAAAPRNNCGYVGDADPTTKTDANKPDTDGDGIPDGAEDSNQNGKVDPGELNPLDPADGAATTPAGKACRVQNLRTVTFKEDSGADLRLALPNTFKDANLLNLKANGQTVGVMGYDDTKQVTFIAYKRAPLSGSTTPSTDESGIRTGTPLLAPADVEFTQTFTTWDGFPAAVSRYGLAGTTELKSFTNSLARQLVPNSTESLGGSAGINGPFKIQAQYVHRSNASVVVVLAITPAARYNESATGSLFTMADTAGGSALAQFGDADAVQCEVFTGNTAVVDFLFVVDDSGSMASSQTSLANAGTAVANKLGNATLDWRVSMVTTSYTVGNSANRNIIRPFTTNIDQFKAWLTQNAVCNNNVCAVKGGTTQNPTYTPLPNTTCTANTNCWVALGGDGSERPLEAARKAINDMAASTGGPETKIRPGAKVVVVILTDVKDQSTDTVANYTEYFLNTGTVSGTTKNPTNQSIQVHGIICPPDGSPCYAGEDNKTPRHLDVIQATGGVSGSIRDNTSITNTINAIVDSVIASVGYRTLKPPIGASLKVAVDAVVDPAICPSIGDLPRSRTNGFDVDGINRTVSFYGACRPRESGKTQAALSYRYWIDRTVKPDGNPPPCASDTQYYDPNDPDFCKGKLACNRTTDKCECPADCGGTAPAGQVCNTDRAVCDFSCAPDCGGTCGTFETCNTNSCTCSCVQSATCAAGYKFDNNACGCVCDTGALNCGTGFGADPGLCACVCKPDCGGCAPGFTCNVSACVCEKPIG, from the coding sequence ATGCGCAATTGGATCCGACTCTTCTCCGGCACGCTGCTTGCCGCCACGCTCATGGCGGGGTGTGGCGGCACCGACCCGGACCCCGGCCCTGGCCCTGATCCCATCCCCACCGACGGAGGCTCCGACGCAGGCGTCGTCGATGCGGGCTTCGACGCCGGCTATGTCGAGGACGCCGGCGTCATCATCGACCCCGACCCCGACCCCGGCGAAGTCCCCGTCGACCCGTATGATCCGAACAACGCCACGAAGGACTCGGACTGCGACGGCCTGACGGACCAGGAGGAGTTCTCCACGGTCTACGCCGGCGGCTTGAAGACGAACCCCGGCCTGCGCGACACGGACGGCGACGGCATCCGTGACGGCGTGGAAGTCGGCCGCACGTCTAGCGTCAGCACGGATCCGAACTGCAACTTCCGCGCGGACCAGGATCCGACGACGCGCACCTCGCCGGTGAAGGCGGACACGGACGATGACGGGCTGCCGGACGGCCTGGAAGACGCCAACCGCAACGGCAAGCGCGACGCCACGGAGACGGACCCCAACACCGCGGACTCCGACGGTGACGGCATCCCGGACGGCGTGGAGGACGCGAACAAGAACGGCTCGGTGAGCCCCGGCGAGACGGACCCCCGCCTGCGCGACACCGACGGCGACGGCCTGCCGGACGGCCTGGAGAAGCAGACGGGCACGGATCCGCTCAAGCCCGACTCGGACGGCGACACCTGTTCGGACGGCGCCGAGGACGTGAACAAGAACGGCAAGGTGGATCCGGGCGAGACGGATCCGCGCAAGGCGGACTGCGCCGCGTCCATCCCCGACGCGGACTTCGACGGCATCCCGGACTCCGTTGAAATCGCCACCGGCACCAACCCGAACAGCGCCGACACGGACGGCGACGGCGTGGCGGACGGCGTTGAGGACACGAACAAGAACGGCCGCGTGGACTCCGGTGAGACCGACCCGCGCCTGACCGACACCGACTGCGACGGGCTCCAGGACGGCGCCGGCCGCAACGGCTTCCTCGGTGAGGACCCCAACTCCAACGGCCAGGTGGATCCCGGCGAGACGGACCCCACCAACCCGGACACCGACGGTGACGGCCTGCTCGACGGCGTGGAGCGTGGTGTGACGACGGCCGCGGCCCCGCGCAACAACTGCGGCTACGTGGGCGACGCGGACCCCACGACGAAGACGGACGCCAACAAGCCGGACACGGACGGCGACGGCATTCCCGACGGCGCGGAGGACTCCAACCAGAACGGCAAGGTGGACCCCGGCGAGCTCAACCCGCTGGACCCCGCGGACGGCGCGGCCACCACGCCCGCCGGCAAGGCGTGCCGCGTGCAGAACCTGCGCACGGTGACCTTCAAGGAGGACAGCGGCGCGGACCTCCGGCTCGCGCTGCCCAACACGTTCAAGGACGCCAACCTCCTCAACCTGAAGGCCAACGGCCAGACCGTGGGCGTGATGGGCTATGACGACACGAAGCAGGTGACGTTCATCGCGTACAAGCGCGCTCCGCTGAGCGGCTCCACCACGCCCTCGACCGACGAGTCGGGCATCCGCACCGGCACGCCGCTCCTGGCGCCGGCGGACGTGGAGTTCACGCAGACGTTCACCACCTGGGACGGCTTCCCCGCGGCGGTCTCCCGCTACGGGCTCGCCGGCACGACGGAGCTGAAGTCGTTCACCAACTCGCTGGCGCGCCAGCTGGTGCCCAACAGCACCGAGTCGCTCGGCGGTTCGGCGGGCATCAACGGCCCGTTCAAGATCCAGGCGCAGTACGTGCACCGCTCCAACGCGAGCGTGGTGGTGGTGCTCGCCATCACGCCGGCGGCCCGCTACAACGAGTCGGCCACGGGCAGCCTCTTCACCATGGCGGACACGGCGGGCGGCTCCGCGCTGGCGCAGTTCGGCGACGCGGACGCGGTGCAGTGCGAGGTCTTCACCGGCAACACGGCCGTGGTGGACTTCCTCTTCGTGGTGGACGACTCCGGCTCCATGGCGTCGTCGCAGACGTCGCTGGCGAACGCGGGCACGGCGGTGGCCAACAAGCTGGGCAACGCGACGCTGGACTGGCGCGTGTCCATGGTGACCACCAGCTACACGGTGGGCAACAGCGCCAACCGCAACATCATCCGTCCCTTCACCACCAACATCGACCAGTTCAAGGCGTGGCTGACCCAGAACGCGGTGTGCAACAACAACGTGTGCGCCGTGAAGGGTGGCACCACCCAGAACCCCACGTACACGCCGCTGCCCAACACCACCTGTACGGCCAACACCAACTGCTGGGTGGCCCTGGGCGGTGACGGCAGCGAGCGCCCGCTGGAGGCCGCGCGCAAGGCCATCAACGACATGGCCGCGTCCACGGGCGGCCCGGAGACGAAGATCCGTCCGGGCGCCAAGGTGGTGGTGGTCATCCTCACGGACGTGAAGGACCAGTCCACGGACACGGTGGCCAACTACACCGAGTACTTCCTCAACACCGGCACCGTGTCCGGCACCACGAAGAACCCCACGAACCAGTCCATCCAGGTGCACGGCATCATCTGCCCGCCGGACGGTTCCCCGTGCTACGCGGGTGAGGACAACAAGACCCCGCGCCACCTGGACGTCATCCAGGCCACGGGCGGCGTGTCCGGCAGCATCCGGGACAACACCTCCATCACCAACACCATCAACGCCATCGTGGACAGCGTCATCGCGTCGGTGGGTTACCGCACGCTCAAGCCGCCGATTGGCGCGTCGCTGAAGGTCGCGGTGGATGCGGTGGTGGATCCGGCCATCTGCCCCAGCATCGGGGACCTGCCGCGCAGCCGCACCAACGGCTTCGACGTGGACGGCATCAACCGCACCGTGTCCTTCTACGGCGCGTGCCGTCCGAGGGAGTCCGGCAAGACGCAGGCCGCGCTGTCGTACCGCTACTGGATCGACCGCACGGTCAAGCCGGACGGCAACCCGCCGCCGTGCGCGTCCGACACGCAGTACTACGATCCGAACGACCCGGACTTCTGCAAGGGCAAGCTCGCTTGCAACCGCACCACGGACAAGTGCGAGTGCCCGGCGGACTGCGGTGGCACGGCCCCTGCCGGCCAGGTGTGCAACACGGACCGCGCGGTGTGTGACTTCAGCTGCGCGCCGGACTGCGGCGGCACGTGCGGCACCTTCGAGACGTGCAACACGAACTCCTGCACGTGCAGCTGCGTGCAGTCCGCGACCTGCGCCGCGGGCTACAAGTTCGACAACAACGCCTGCGGCTGCGTCTGCGACACGGGCGCGCTCAACTGCGGCACCGGCTTCGGCGCGGACCCCGGTCTGTGCGCCTGCGTCTGCAAGCCGGACTGCGGCGGCTGCGCGCCGGGCTTCACCTGCAACGTCAGCGCGTGCGTCTGCGAGAAGCCCATCGGCTAG
- a CDS encoding M14 family zinc carboxypeptidase has protein sequence MLLPTLAALVLTQAPPPLTTVSEQSGWKRTGRYAEAESLCRAFPKAFPGKARCDTLGTTPEGRPMVALIVSQDGTLTADAARKKGRPVVFFQGGIHAGEIDGKDAGFWLLRDALQNRASTPDLLKGVTAVFVPVFNVDGHERFNPNHRPNQVGPEEMGFRVTAQNFNLNRDYVKADAPEMVLLLKYLNAWDPLVYVDLHVTDGAKFEPDVSVGLEPQKSGPPALQALGTKLVDELFTGLTPQGHQPLRFYPSFLVDDDPTSGFAYGVPPPRFSHAFWSVHHRFGVLVETHSWKNYEQRVKATRDVLEGLLKLVSRDGAALLAAVKAEDQKAVAGEVREVVLGWKNTSKREAIAFKGYAYERLPSDISGQPYIRYDDTQPQTWKVPYLPDVQPAVTAKLPEGGYLVSAAHAAWVAPKLAAHGIAFQRLTRAVPAAKVESFRSKDFQFQVRSNEGHQGLTANGEWTPDTQDLPVGTLYVPVAQKNVQLVAHLFEPAGPDSLLAWGFFNAHFEQKEYIEDYVLEPYARELLAKDPAVKAAFQERLKDAGFAKDPRARLRFFAERHPTWDERLGLYPVYRAASAPPSLVPAK, from the coding sequence ATGCTCCTGCCCACCCTCGCAGCCCTGGTCCTCACGCAGGCCCCACCCCCACTCACCACCGTCTCCGAGCAGAGCGGCTGGAAGCGCACCGGCCGCTACGCGGAAGCAGAGAGCCTCTGCCGCGCCTTCCCCAAGGCGTTCCCCGGCAAGGCCCGCTGCGACACGCTGGGCACCACGCCCGAAGGGCGCCCCATGGTGGCGCTCATCGTCAGCCAGGACGGCACGCTCACCGCGGACGCCGCGCGCAAGAAGGGGCGGCCCGTCGTCTTCTTCCAGGGCGGCATCCACGCGGGTGAAATCGACGGCAAGGACGCGGGCTTCTGGCTCCTGCGCGACGCGCTCCAGAACCGGGCGTCCACGCCGGACCTGCTCAAGGGCGTCACCGCCGTCTTCGTCCCCGTCTTCAACGTGGACGGCCACGAGCGCTTCAACCCCAACCACCGCCCCAACCAGGTGGGCCCGGAGGAGATGGGCTTCCGCGTCACCGCCCAGAACTTCAACCTCAACCGCGACTACGTGAAGGCGGACGCACCGGAGATGGTGCTGCTCTTGAAGTACCTCAACGCGTGGGACCCGCTCGTCTACGTGGACCTGCACGTCACCGACGGCGCCAAGTTCGAACCCGACGTGTCCGTGGGCCTGGAGCCCCAGAAGTCCGGCCCGCCCGCGCTTCAGGCGCTGGGCACGAAGCTGGTGGACGAGCTCTTCACCGGCCTCACACCCCAAGGGCACCAGCCGCTGCGCTTCTATCCGTCCTTCCTCGTGGACGACGACCCCACCAGCGGCTTCGCCTACGGTGTCCCCCCGCCGCGCTTCAGCCATGCCTTCTGGTCCGTCCACCACCGCTTCGGCGTGCTCGTGGAGACGCACTCCTGGAAGAACTACGAGCAGCGCGTGAAGGCCACCCGCGACGTGCTGGAGGGCCTCTTGAAGCTCGTGTCCCGCGACGGCGCCGCGCTCCTGGCCGCCGTGAAGGCGGAGGACCAGAAGGCCGTGGCCGGCGAGGTGCGTGAGGTGGTGCTCGGCTGGAAGAACACGTCCAAGCGCGAGGCGATTGCGTTCAAGGGCTACGCCTACGAGCGCCTGCCGTCGGACATCTCCGGCCAGCCGTACATCCGCTACGACGATACGCAGCCCCAGACGTGGAAGGTGCCGTACCTGCCGGACGTGCAGCCCGCCGTCACCGCGAAGCTGCCCGAGGGCGGCTACCTGGTGTCCGCCGCGCACGCCGCGTGGGTCGCGCCGAAGCTGGCCGCGCACGGCATCGCGTTCCAGCGCCTCACCCGCGCGGTGCCCGCGGCGAAGGTGGAGTCGTTCCGCTCGAAGGACTTCCAGTTCCAGGTGCGCTCCAACGAAGGCCACCAGGGCCTCACCGCGAATGGCGAGTGGACGCCGGACACGCAGGACCTGCCCGTGGGGACGCTCTACGTGCCGGTGGCGCAGAAGAACGTGCAGCTGGTGGCGCACCTCTTCGAGCCCGCGGGGCCGGACTCGCTCCTGGCGTGGGGCTTCTTCAACGCCCACTTCGAGCAGAAGGAGTACATCGAGGACTACGTGCTGGAGCCCTACGCCCGGGAGCTGCTGGCGAAGGACCCCGCGGTGAAGGCCGCGTTCCAGGAGCGCCTGAAGGACGCGGGCTTCGCCAAGGACCCGCGCGCCCGCCTGCGCTTCTTCGCCGAGCGTCACCCGACCTGGGATGAACGCCTGGGCCTCTATCCCGTGTACCGCGCCGCCAGCGCGCCACCGAGCCTGGTCCCGGCGAAGTAG